In Streptomyces camelliae, the sequence CCTGCGGGCCCGTGCCGAGGGCGGCCTGCGGGCCACGGTCACCCTGTCCCGAGCGGCCGGAGCCGAGGCCGCGGCATGAGGGTGCTCGTGGTGGAAGACGCCCGGTCGCTCGCGGACGTGCTGGTCGAGGGTCTGCGGGACCAGGGCATGGCGGTGGATGTCGCGTACGACGGCTTGGAGGCCGCGGCCAAGCTGGACGCCACCGCGTACGAGGCGATCGTCCTGGACCGGGATCTGCCAGGGATGCACGGCGACACGCTGTGCCGGATGTTCACCGACCGGGACGACCGCCCCATGGTGCTGATGCTGACCGCTGCGGACGCGCCGGCCGATCGCGTCGGCGGACTGAGTCTGGGCGCCGACGACTACCTGGTCAAGCCGTTCCACTTCCCCGAACTCGTGCTCCGCCTGCGGTCACTGGTCCGCCGGCGTCCGTACGCCCGCGCCCGCACACTCCGCGCCGCAGGCATCGAACTCGACCCTGTGCACCGCACGGCCGTCCGCGACGGGCGTCGTCTCGGCCTCTCGGTCAAGGAGTTCGAGGTCCTGGCTGCCCTGCTGCGGGCCAGCCCGGCTTCTCTCAGCGCGGAGGCGCTGCTGGAACAGGTGTGGGACGAGAACGCCGACCCGTTCACCAACACCGTCGCCGTGACCATCGGCAGACTCCGCCGCAAGCTCGGCAGCCCACCGGTGATCACGACGACGCCGACAATCGGCTATCGGATCGCCGATCCGCCGCAGTGATCGGTATCCGGAGCAGGGACGTCATGGTGCATGCGGGCCCACGGCTGACGAGTTGCTGCTGACCGCAGGTGCATGCGCGGTGCGGATTCGCCGATTCCCGCGATGAGTTGGCGCATCGCGACCGATGCGATAGTTGACGTCGGCCAGCAGCGTCCGGAGAGGTGCCTGAATGCGCGACACAGCCGACTTCATAGCGGAGACCTACGCACTCGGTGCGGGGCCCTGGACGATCAGTCCCATCGCACGTGGCGCGTTGGGGCAGATCTGGAAGCTCTCGGGCCACGGCTCCTCATGGGCGATGAAAGAACTCCTCTTCGGCTGCGACGAGGAACAGGTTCGCCGGGAGGCCGCGTTACGGCAGGCCACGGAGAACCTGGGCATCGCATCACCGCGGCTCATCCCCAATCGCCACGGCGGACATGTCTCGCGCCTCACCTCCTCGTCGGGCGAGTCCTACGTCAAGCTCTACGACTGGATCGACGGTACCAAGGCGGATGTGACTGATCCGGACATCCTGGACTGGTTCGGCAGGGCCATGGCGCTCCTCCACACAGCGGGAGAGGGCGCGAGCGAGATGCCGGACTCCTGGTACGAGCGCTGTCCTCAGGAGGCCGACTGGAAGGACCTGCACCAGAAGGTTCGTCAGGCCGGCCTGCCGTGGGCGGACGCGCTGGGCCGGTTCATCGATAGGGCCGCGGCAGAGCTGGCGCACTGGGTGACGGCGTCCGACCCCGGCGATCTCGTCACGTCACATCTCGATCTTCAGCCGCAGAACGTCCTGGTCGGCCCGGACGGCCCGGTCCTCCTCGACTGGGACAACGCCGGGCCCGTCTCGGCGGAGCGGGAACTCGCCCGCGCCCTGTACATATGGTCGGGCCGCAACCAGGTGAACACCGATGCCGCCCGGCGATTGGCGCGTGCCTATCGTCGCGCCGGAGGCAAGGCGACCGTCACGGGTCCGCAGTCCTTCTCGATGCTTTTCGCAACGGACCTGAACTACATTCACGTACAGGCCGAGTGCGCCGTCGACCCGGCCGTGACCGCCGCGCAGCGCGAGTTCGCCGGCGACCAGGTCGTCGCTTCCCTGCGTGGCCTGCCGGATCTGGCGGCGGTCTCCGCACTGATCAGCGCGCTTCAGGACGTGTGGTGACCCGGTCAGTGACGGTGCAAGGCCTGAACGGGAGTACGATTCCGGCGCTCGGCACAGGAGATCCACTGCGGTCGTAGGGGCGGCCGCGGCTCCCGGCCGAAGAACCGGAGACAGTCCAAGCGGGGACGGGACCCGCCCCCGCTCATGGAGCGGACACCGGCAGCGGCCGCCACGACGTGGCCGGTGTGGAGTCCTACGAACTGAGGGAGTCCTTCGCGTCGCTCAACGACCCGAGGCTCTCACCCAGCGGCCAGGTCGAGCCCGGCGCCTACGCCGACGCCTGGACACACGGAACTCGACAGCTCCTTCATCCACACGCTGACGTTCGACAAGGCCGCCGGATACGTCCTCGCCGCCACCTCGCACGGCGTCTTCCGCCACCCGCCCACCGGCCCCCGGTCCGCCGCCTGGGCCAAGGTCCTCGCCCCCTGCGCGGGCGTCGGCATCACCGGCGTGAGCTGCGGCACCAGCAGCTGCGCGGACATCGCCAACGACATCGCGGAGCAGCCGGACAGCGACGCACCAAGCTCCTGGCGCAGCGGCGCCGCCGTGCAACGGCTTCTACTACTCCAAAAACGCGGGCACCACCTGAAGGCGGGCCAGCCCGACCGGCACGATCAACCCGGCCGAGATCGGCAACCCCGGGTTCGCGTAGGCGGCCGACGGCAGCAAGCTGTACGTCTCGACGGAGCGCTTACGCCCGGCCCACCACCCGGACGACGGCCGGCTGGCGCAACCTCAACGAGTCCGGCACCCTGCGTACCCTCCAGTACGACTCGGTGGGCGCGGGGAAGATGACCGACGGCAGCGGCGACCAGCTGGACCTGGGCCAGCGCCTCCGGCGACGACTGGACATCGCCGACCTCGCCATTCGACCCGTCCGACGCGTCCGGCACGTCGGTCTACGCGGTGTTCAACGGCTTCTCGCGGCACTGGAACGATGGCCCGGGCGCCGGCTACGGCCGCGTCTGGGAGACCACGGACGGCGGCGCCACCTGGACGGACCTGAGCGGCAGCGCCCCCGGCCCCTGGCTCTTTCCCGAACGTCCCGTCCAACGCCCTGCTCATCACCAAGGACGGCACCCTCGCCGGCGGTCTACCTGTCGCCGAGCCCGGACGGCAGCCACGTGTACGTGGCGACGCACGGCCGCGGCATCTGGAAGACGCCGATGCCGTGACACGCACAGGCCCCGGACCGATCAGGACCCGGGGGCCTATGCATCCGCCTCTGGCCGAGCTGAGGCATTACCGACGGTTCCTGAGCTGTCGTCAGTGCAGCACTGCTGCCCAGGGCGTCAGGGAGAGATCCGTTCCGGTCAGCGCCCGCCGGAGCGATGTGGTCGCCGTGCGGGTCGAGGCCGGTGTCGACGAGGGGCACAGGGCCGTGACGACGTAGTGGTCGAGGGCCTCGTCGATCGGGCTCGGTTCGAAGCCGGTGCCGTCGGAGTTGAGGCGCTCGTACTTCATGAGGTTCCAGCCCGCGGCGACCTGTCGTCTGCCGTCGGGGCTGGAGAGGGCGATGGTGCCGGCGCCGAAGACCGCGCCGTCGTGGCCCCAGAAGCGGCCGCAGCCGGGCACGTCGAGGGCGTAGATGCCCAGGCCGTAGACCATGCCGCCCGCGGGGACCGTGGTCAGCATCTGCTTGAGGGCGGCCGGTCCGACGAGCTTCCCGCCCAGCAGGGCGCGGTAGAACCGGTTGAGGTCGTCGGTGGTGGAGACGACCGCACCGGCCGTGTAGGCCCAGGACATGTCGTAGACGCTGTAGTCACGCGGCGGGTCGATCAGGCCGTAGAAGTTCTCGTACATGCGGGCGTGCGGGCCCTGGAGGTACGGGCTGCGCGGGTAGGAGGTGTGCTGCAGCCCGGCCCGTGCGATGACGTGGCGGGTGATGTACGCCTCCGGGTCCTGGCCGGTGACCTTGGCGAGCAGCAGTCCGGCGATCACGTAGTTGGTGTTGGAGTACGACCACTTCTCGCCGGGCTTGCCGGTGGCGGGTGCGGCCAGTCCGAGCCGGGCCAGTTCCCCGGGCGCGATGGAGCGGAAGCGGTCCTCGTCCAGGCTGGCGGTCGACCCTTGCGCGAGCGAGGGAAAGGCACCCAGGACGTAGTCGCCGATGCCGCTGGTGTGGTTCAGGAGCATGCGGACGGTGATCTCGTGCCCGCGTTCACCGGGGATCAGATCCGGCAGGTAGTCGCTGATGGGTGCGTCGAGGCTGATCCGGCCGCGCTCGACCTGCTGGAGCACGGCTACGGCGGTGAAGGTCTTGCTGATGCTGCCGACCCGCTGCCGCATGCCCGGCCGCACCGGGCGCCCCGTGTCCTTGTCGGCGACCCCGAACGCGCCGGTCCATCGGTCGGAACCGTCGCGTACGGAGGAGTAGATGCCGTACATGCCCGCGCCGTGCACGGCGGCGAGCGAGCGGCCGAGCGCCGCCCCGTCCAGCACGGTCGGCGCGGTCGGCGCGGTGGTGGGTCTCGTGTCGGCGGAGGCGGCCGGTGCCGCGACCGTCAGCAGCAGCGCGGTGCTCAAGGCTGTTCCGACTAACCGGGGGATGCGCAAGGGATGCCCCTTCCAAGACGACCGAACATGACTCGAACATCCTCATGAGTCAGGTAGGGGCCTTACATCCTCCGTACGGATGATCACGACGCAAGGGCTGCGGCCCTGTGCAAGGCATGGAGGTCGCCATCGGACGGGTGGCGCCACCCGATGATCACGGCGCGTAGGCTCGTGCTCATGGTTGAGCATCGCATGATCGACGTGAACGGCATCCAGCTGCACATCGCCGAGCAGGGCAGCGGCCCCCTGGTGGTCCTGCTGCACGGCTTCCCCGAGTCCTGGCACTCCTGGCACCAGCAGTTCGGTCCGCTGGCGGAGGCGGGCTTCCGCGTGGTCGCCCCCGACCAGCGCGGCTACGGACGCAGCGACCACCCCGACGACGTCGGCGCCTACACCATCCTCCACCTGGTCGGCGATGTCGTCGCGCTCATCCGGGCCCTGGGCGAGGACAAGGCGTTCGTCGTCGGACACGACTGGGGCGCGCCCGTCGCCTGGCACACCGCGCTGCTGCGGCCGGACATGGTCCTCGGCGTGGCCGGACTGAGCGTGCCGCCGCCCTTCCGGGGCACGCAGCCGCCGCTGGCCACCATGGACAAGCGGTTCGACGGCCGCTTCTACTGGAACTACTTCAACCGCCCCGGCGCCGCCGACGCCGAGTTCGCGAAGGACGTGCGCACCACCTTGCGCAAGTTCTTCTACGCCGCCTCCGGTGACGCCGCGACCGACGGCGAGATCATGCAGCCGCTGGTCAACCCCGGCCAGGGCTGGCTGGAGACCATGCCCGACCCGGACGTACTGCCCGAGTGGTTCACCGAGGCCGACCTCGACGCCCTCACCGAGAGCTTCTCCCAGGGTTTCACCGGGCCGCTCAACTGGTACCGCAACCTCGACCGCAACTGGGAACTCACCGCCGCCTGGCACAATGCCGTCATCACCCGGCCCGCGCTGTACGTCTACGGCGACCGCGACCTCGTCCCCGCCTTCCCCGGCACACCCGAACTCATCGAGAAGCTCCCCCACTTGATGCCCAGTCTGTGGCGCGAGCCGGTCAAGCTGGCGGGCTGCGGACACTGGACACAGCAGGAACGCCCGAACGAGGTCAACGCCGCCCTCATCGAATTCCTCCAGGCCCACTCCTGACGCGCTGTATCGGGCCGTAGCTCCCCGTACTGGTGTCAGCGCGAAGCGATCGCACCGCGTGTACCGCTCGCATCACCGGTATCTCACACACCATCACCATCCGGGCTCGCCGAAACAGTGACGCAGCACGCCGGCTCAAGCCGCCGGATATGGCCGTACGGGAGGTTCGTCGGCATCAGCGTGAGGCGGTGGACGCGGTACTGCGTGCCCTGGAGGTGCCGGCCGGGGCGACGGTGCCGGCACCCGCCCTGCCCGCAGCTCCTTTCCAGTCCCTTCGCTGGACCTGCTCGCGCAGACCGAGGCCGCCTGGTGTGAGGGCGGACGCAGGCGTCTGATTGTCGGGGTGTCGTCCCTGCGGGGGGGACCAGGCGTCGTTCGCGAACACGACCGATGCGGGTGAGCTGACAACCTGGGTACGGCCGCTGGAGAAGGTGACGGTGTTCGCCACGTACGCCTCGCTCGGACTCGGCACGCTGGAGCGGGCGCACGCGGCCGGCCTTCCGGGCTGGGACCTGATCGTCGTGGACGAGGCGCACCGGACCTCGGGGCGGATCGGCAAGCCGTGGGCGGTCGTGCACGACAACACCCGCATCCCCGCTCTGCGGCAGCTGTACATGACGGCCACGCCCCGCCTGTGGCAGCCCGACGACGAAGCCGAGGCCGCGGAGCCGGGGTGCCGGGGGAACTCGTGGCCTCCATGGACGACGGATCCACCGGGCCCTTCGGCAGCCGGTGTTTCACCCTGACCCTGTCGGCGGCCATCGACCGGGACATCTGCGCCCCGTACCAGGTGGTGTGCGTCGATGTCATCGACCCCCACCTCCAGGCCGGCCAGCTCCTCGGTGTGGAAGGACGCTCCGACCAGGTGCGCGAAGCACGGCTCGCGGCCCTGCAGACCGCGCTCGTCAATGCGGCGGCGGAGGACTTCCACCGCACCCTCGTCTTCCACCACATGGTGAAGGAGGCCGAGGCGTTCGCCGCTGGGCTTCCGGCGGCCGCCCGTAAGCTGAACGCCGTCGAGCCGGGGCGGTACCCGCAGCGGGACAC encodes:
- a CDS encoding response regulator transcription factor translates to MRVLVVEDARSLADVLVEGLRDQGMAVDVAYDGLEAAAKLDATAYEAIVLDRDLPGMHGDTLCRMFTDRDDRPMVLMLTAADAPADRVGGLSLGADDYLVKPFHFPELVLRLRSLVRRRPYARARTLRAAGIELDPVHRTAVRDGRRLGLSVKEFEVLAALLRASPASLSAEALLEQVWDENADPFTNTVAVTIGRLRRKLGSPPVITTTPTIGYRIADPPQ
- a CDS encoding phosphotransferase enzyme family protein, with the protein product MRDTADFIAETYALGAGPWTISPIARGALGQIWKLSGHGSSWAMKELLFGCDEEQVRREAALRQATENLGIASPRLIPNRHGGHVSRLTSSSGESYVKLYDWIDGTKADVTDPDILDWFGRAMALLHTAGEGASEMPDSWYERCPQEADWKDLHQKVRQAGLPWADALGRFIDRAAAELAHWVTASDPGDLVTSHLDLQPQNVLVGPDGPVLLDWDNAGPVSAERELARALYIWSGRNQVNTDAARRLARAYRRAGGKATVTGPQSFSMLFATDLNYIHVQAECAVDPAVTAAQREFAGDQVVASLRGLPDLAAVSALISALQDVW
- a CDS encoding serine hydrolase domain-containing protein, which encodes MRIPRLVGTALSTALLLTVAAPAASADTRPTTAPTAPTVLDGAALGRSLAAVHGAGMYGIYSSVRDGSDRWTGAFGVADKDTGRPVRPGMRQRVGSISKTFTAVAVLQQVERGRISLDAPISDYLPDLIPGERGHEITVRMLLNHTSGIGDYVLGAFPSLAQGSTASLDEDRFRSIAPGELARLGLAAPATGKPGEKWSYSNTNYVIAGLLLAKVTGQDPEAYITRHVIARAGLQHTSYPRSPYLQGPHARMYENFYGLIDPPRDYSVYDMSWAYTAGAVVSTTDDLNRFYRALLGGKLVGPAALKQMLTTVPAGGMVYGLGIYALDVPGCGRFWGHDGAVFGAGTIALSSPDGRRQVAAGWNLMKYERLNSDGTGFEPSPIDEALDHYVVTALCPSSTPASTRTATTSLRRALTGTDLSLTPWAAVLH
- a CDS encoding alpha/beta fold hydrolase, translating into MIDVNGIQLHIAEQGSGPLVVLLHGFPESWHSWHQQFGPLAEAGFRVVAPDQRGYGRSDHPDDVGAYTILHLVGDVVALIRALGEDKAFVVGHDWGAPVAWHTALLRPDMVLGVAGLSVPPPFRGTQPPLATMDKRFDGRFYWNYFNRPGAADAEFAKDVRTTLRKFFYAASGDAATDGEIMQPLVNPGQGWLETMPDPDVLPEWFTEADLDALTESFSQGFTGPLNWYRNLDRNWELTAAWHNAVITRPALYVYGDRDLVPAFPGTPELIEKLPHLMPSLWREPVKLAGCGHWTQQERPNEVNAALIEFLQAHS
- a CDS encoding DEAD/DEAH box helicase family protein: MFATYASLGLGTLERAHAAGLPGWDLIVVDEAHRTSGRIGKPWAVVHDNTRIPALRQLYMTATPRLWQPDDEAEAAEPGCRGNSWPPWTTDPPGPSAAGVSP